One Ochotona princeps isolate mOchPri1 chromosome 25, mOchPri1.hap1, whole genome shotgun sequence genomic region harbors:
- the CCDC136 gene encoding coiled-coil domain-containing protein 136 isoform X4 — protein sequence MEAITSELRHLREEISLLEREKESELKEIERELHLAQAEIHNLRQAAADSASEHESDMASLQEDLCRMQNELDDMERIRGDYELEIATLRAEMEMKGSDPSNSLSLSDFSGLQEELQQLRERYHFLNEEYRALQESNSSLTGQLAELESERTRRATERWLESQPLKSMMSTESQTFEVDFPEPDPELQLLRQQLLGAEEQVYGMKNKCKELSTELLQLQHHRRVGEEEQRRLQRELKCAQNEVLRFQTSHNFVQNEELKTRLCALQQKYDASQDEQKELLKVQLQLQSELQQLKVATPTVMESQAEKEWACRVQKLQLQYQNSTKEKEKLLQAQQQLQEELRCHEAELQRFKNMVDCFRESEQKNAETQAQLQEVKRLYQESKDELARQKHIYDQLEQDYLLCQLELNELKSTRPLPEDHGSCANKNMFGMWKPMVFLAIAAAALYVLPSMRPQETQLCLME from the exons GCGAGTTGCGACATCTGCGGGAGGAGATTTCCCTGTTAGAGCGCGAGAAAGAAAGTGAGCTTAAGGAAATAGAACGGGAATTACATTTGGCCCAGGCTGAGATCCATAACCTACGACAGGCAGCAGCAGATTCAGCGAGCGAGCATGAGAGTGACATGGCGTCGCTGCAGGAGGACCTCTGTCGGATGCAGAATGAACTCGATGACATGGAGCGCATCCGGGGAGACTACGAGCTGGAGATTGCCACCCTCCGCGCCGAAATGGAGATGAAGGGCTCTGACCCTTCCAACAGCTTAAGTCTTTCGGATTTTTCTGGGCTGCAAG AGGAACTGCAGCAGCTGCGGGAACGCTACCACTTCCTGAACGAGGAGTACCGGGCCCTTCAGGAGAGCAACAGCAGCCTCACAGGGCAGCTTGCAGAACTCGAGAGTGAGAG GACGCGAAGAGCAACCGAGAGGTGGCTGGAGTCCCAACCGCTGAAGAGCATGATGTCAACAGAATCCCAGACTTTCGAAGTCGACTTCCCAGAGCCGGATCCTGAACTACAGTTGTTGCGACAGCAGCTCCTAGGTGCTGAGGAGCAGGTGTATGGCATGAAGAATAAg TGTAAGGAGCTGAGTActgagctgctgcagctgcagcatcACCGCCGGGTCGGGGAAGAGGAGCAGAGGCGGCTGCAGCGGGAGCTCAAGTGTGCACAGAATGAGGTGCTCCGCTTCCAGACCTCTCACAACTTTGTCCAG AACGAGGAACTCAAGACGAGGTTGTGTGCCCTGCAGCAAAAGTATGACGCCAGCCAGGACGAGCAGAAGGAGCTTCTGAAAGTGCAGCTGCAACTTCAGAGCGAACTCCAGCAGCTCAAGGTCGCCACACCCACAGTTATGGAGAGCCAGGCCGAGAAG GAGTGGGCGTGCCGGGTCCAGAAGCTGCAGCTGCAGTACCAGAACAGCacaaaggagaaggagaagctcCTGCAAGCGCAGCAACAGCTGCAGGAGGAGCTGCGGTGCCACGAGGCAGAGCTGCAGCGCTTCAAGAACATGGTGGACTGCTTCCGGGAGAGTGAGCAAAAG AACGCAGAGACGCAAGCCCAGCTTCAGGAGGTCAAGCGGCTGTACCAGGAAAGCAAGGACGAGCTGGCGCGGCAGAAGCACATCTATGACCAGCTGGAGCAGGACTACCTGCTCTGCCAGCTGGAGCTGAATGAACTCAAGAGCACCCGGCCGCTCCCCGAAGACCATGGCTCCTGTGCCAACAAG